A genomic stretch from Kribbella amoyensis includes:
- a CDS encoding carbohydrate ABC transporter permease produces the protein MTTTLPRPVLKATTSAPAPRRPRKKRDQGTTSATRSLVSPLSLRTVHGRLIYWTVLVVVVVGFTLAFVFPLYWMVTGALKSPDELAQIPPSFFPKEYDFGVYKDAWEQLQLGVFLRNTALYAGGAWLFTLAVDVTAAYALSKLRPFFGKVILGAMLATLMIPPMVLLLPTYLVAKDVPLFHFDLLNTPWAIWLPAAANGFFVFLLKRFFDSIPRELLEAAEIDGASPVRILWSIVLPVSRPILGVVSILSVVTVWKDFVWPLLVLPETDKMSISVGIASLSAQMPQNVLIASLVIASLPTIAVFFVFQRSIMAGLTAGSLKG, from the coding sequence ATGACCACCACGCTTCCACGACCGGTGCTCAAGGCAACCACCTCGGCCCCGGCGCCGCGGCGTCCCCGGAAGAAGCGCGACCAGGGGACGACCTCGGCCACGCGCAGCCTGGTCTCACCGCTCTCGCTGCGGACCGTGCACGGTCGGCTGATCTACTGGACCGTGCTGGTCGTGGTCGTCGTCGGGTTCACGCTCGCCTTCGTGTTCCCGTTGTACTGGATGGTGACCGGCGCGCTGAAGTCGCCGGACGAGCTGGCCCAGATCCCGCCGAGCTTCTTCCCGAAGGAGTACGACTTCGGCGTCTACAAGGACGCGTGGGAACAACTCCAACTCGGCGTCTTCCTGAGGAACACGGCCCTGTACGCCGGGGGCGCGTGGCTGTTCACGCTCGCGGTGGACGTGACCGCGGCGTACGCGTTGTCCAAGCTGCGGCCGTTCTTCGGCAAGGTGATCCTCGGGGCGATGCTGGCCACGTTGATGATCCCGCCGATGGTCCTGCTGTTGCCGACGTACCTGGTCGCCAAGGACGTGCCGCTGTTCCACTTCGACCTGCTGAACACGCCGTGGGCGATCTGGTTGCCGGCGGCAGCGAACGGGTTCTTCGTCTTCCTGCTCAAGCGGTTCTTCGACTCGATCCCGCGCGAACTGCTGGAGGCGGCCGAGATCGACGGGGCCTCCCCGGTCCGGATCCTCTGGTCGATCGTGCTGCCGGTGTCCCGGCCGATCCTCGGCGTGGTGTCGATCCTGTCCGTCGTCACGGTCTGGAAGGACTTCGTCTGGCCGCTGCTGGTGCTGCCGGAGACGGACAAGATGTCGATCAGCGTCGGCATCGCGTCGCTGTCCGCGCAGATGCCGCAGAACGTCCTGATCGCGTCGCTGGTGATCGCCAGCCTGCCGACGATCGCAGTGTTCTTCGTGTTCCAGCGCAGCATCATGGCGGGCCTCACCGCCGGCAGCCTCAAGGGCTGA
- a CDS encoding heavy metal translocating P-type ATPase has translation MTTPESGQSVELIIGGMTCASCAARVEKKLNRMDGVTATVNYATEKAKVTYLDGISTDDLVATVEATGYTAALPAPAVADSNESGEPADELKPLRERLITSIVLAVPVIALGMIPALQFDFWQWASLTLAAPVVTWAAWPFHKAAWTNLRHGAATMDTLISLGVVTSFVWSVYALFLGGAGEPGMKMPFTLIPSRGGGAEEIYLEVAAGVTTFILAGRYFEARAKRRSGAALRALLELGAKDVAVLRGGVEQRIPADQLVVGDEFVVRPGEKIATDGVIVTGSSAVDASMLTGESVPVEVGEGDAVVGATVNAGGRLVVRATRVGADTQLAQMARLVEDAQNGKAAVQRLADRISAVFVPIVIGLALGTLGFWLGNGSAAEVAFTAAVAVLIIACPCALGLATPTALLVGTGRGAQLGILIKGPEVLESTRRVDTVVLDKTGTVTTGRMELADVLLADGEERAEVLRLAGALEHSSEHPIAQAVARAAADETGKLLEVEDFGNVEGLGVQGIVDGHAVLVGRVRLLEEWSQYLPDDLAHAKEHAEAEGSTAVAVGWDGKARAVLVIADTVKPSSAEAVRQLKDLGLRPVLLTGDNEAVARKVAAEVGIDEVIAEVLPADKVDVVKRLQSEGRVVAMVGDGVNDAAALAQADLGLSMGTGTDVAIEASDLTLVRGDLRAAADAIRLSRRTLATIKGNLFWAFAYNVAALPIAAAGLLNPMLAGAAMAFSSVFVVTNSLRLRRFQPLTGSGVAVRAQSEK, from the coding sequence CTGATCATCGGTGGCATGACGTGCGCTTCCTGCGCGGCCCGGGTGGAGAAGAAGCTGAACCGGATGGACGGCGTCACCGCCACGGTGAACTACGCCACCGAGAAGGCCAAGGTCACCTACCTCGACGGGATCAGCACCGACGACCTGGTGGCCACCGTCGAGGCGACCGGGTACACCGCGGCGCTGCCCGCCCCGGCTGTTGCTGACAGCAACGAATCGGGCGAGCCGGCCGACGAGCTGAAGCCGTTGCGGGAGCGGCTGATCACCAGCATCGTGCTCGCCGTCCCGGTCATCGCGCTCGGCATGATCCCCGCACTGCAGTTCGACTTCTGGCAGTGGGCCTCGCTGACACTGGCGGCGCCCGTCGTCACCTGGGCGGCCTGGCCGTTCCACAAGGCGGCCTGGACGAACCTGCGGCACGGTGCCGCGACGATGGACACGCTGATCTCGCTCGGCGTGGTCACCTCGTTCGTCTGGTCGGTGTACGCGCTGTTCCTCGGCGGGGCCGGCGAGCCCGGGATGAAGATGCCGTTCACGCTGATCCCGTCCAGGGGCGGCGGCGCCGAGGAGATCTACCTCGAGGTCGCGGCCGGGGTCACCACGTTCATCCTGGCCGGTCGGTACTTCGAGGCGCGGGCGAAGCGTCGCTCCGGGGCGGCCCTGCGCGCCCTGCTCGAACTGGGCGCCAAGGACGTCGCCGTCCTGCGCGGTGGCGTGGAGCAGCGGATCCCGGCCGACCAGCTCGTCGTCGGCGACGAGTTCGTGGTCCGGCCGGGCGAGAAGATCGCCACCGACGGCGTGATCGTCACCGGCAGCAGTGCCGTGGACGCGTCGATGCTGACCGGCGAGTCGGTGCCGGTCGAGGTCGGCGAGGGCGATGCCGTCGTCGGCGCGACCGTGAACGCGGGCGGCCGGCTGGTCGTCCGGGCCACCCGGGTCGGCGCGGACACCCAGCTCGCGCAGATGGCACGGCTGGTCGAGGACGCGCAGAACGGCAAGGCCGCGGTGCAGCGGCTGGCCGACCGGATCTCCGCGGTGTTCGTGCCAATCGTGATCGGGCTGGCGCTGGGCACGCTCGGGTTCTGGCTCGGCAACGGGTCCGCGGCGGAGGTCGCGTTCACGGCGGCCGTCGCGGTACTGATCATCGCCTGCCCGTGCGCCCTCGGCCTGGCCACGCCGACCGCGTTGCTGGTCGGGACCGGACGCGGGGCCCAGCTGGGCATCCTGATCAAGGGTCCCGAGGTGCTCGAGTCCACTCGCCGCGTCGACACCGTCGTGCTGGACAAGACCGGCACGGTGACCACCGGCCGGATGGAGCTCGCCGACGTGCTGCTGGCCGACGGCGAGGAGCGCGCCGAGGTACTGCGGCTGGCTGGCGCCCTGGAGCACTCCAGCGAGCACCCGATCGCGCAGGCCGTCGCCCGGGCCGCCGCCGACGAGACCGGCAAGCTGCTCGAGGTCGAGGACTTCGGCAACGTCGAGGGACTCGGGGTGCAGGGCATCGTCGACGGTCACGCCGTCCTGGTCGGCCGGGTCCGGTTGCTGGAGGAGTGGAGCCAGTACCTGCCCGACGACCTGGCCCACGCCAAGGAGCACGCCGAGGCCGAGGGCAGTACGGCGGTCGCCGTCGGCTGGGACGGCAAGGCGCGGGCAGTGCTCGTCATCGCCGACACCGTGAAGCCGAGCTCGGCCGAGGCGGTCCGGCAACTGAAGGACCTCGGGCTGCGGCCCGTCCTGCTCACCGGCGACAACGAGGCGGTCGCTCGCAAGGTGGCCGCGGAGGTGGGCATCGACGAGGTGATCGCCGAGGTCCTGCCGGCCGACAAGGTGGACGTGGTGAAGCGGCTGCAGAGCGAAGGCCGCGTGGTCGCGATGGTCGGCGACGGCGTGAACGACGCGGCCGCCCTGGCCCAGGCCGACCTCGGCCTGAGCATGGGCACCGGGACCGACGTGGCGATCGAGGCCAGCGACCTGACCCTGGTCCGCGGCGACCTCCGCGCCGCCGCGGACGCGATCCGCCTCTCCCGCCGCACCCTGGCCACGATCAAGGGCAACCTGTTCTGGGCCTTCGCCTACAACGTGGCCGCCCTGCCGATCGCGGCAGCCGGCCTCCTCAACCCCATGCTGGCCGGCGCAGCCATGGCCTTCAGCTCAGTCTTCGTCGTCACCAACAGCCTCCGCCTCCGCCGCTTCCAGCCCCTCACCGGCTCAGGTGTGGCCGTTCGGGCACAGTCGGAGAAGTGA
- a CDS encoding helix-turn-helix domain-containing protein, translated as MEVHTVRDLGAAVRQARRRRGMSQAELAELAGVSREWLVRLEQGHPRLEAQLVLDALAAVGLTVLTTSTEQPAEDTVEATWDDLLSGLSRRTANHDPAQGEDTTTGEDREDG; from the coding sequence ATGGAGGTCCATACCGTCCGTGACCTGGGCGCAGCCGTCCGGCAGGCGCGCCGCCGGCGAGGGATGAGCCAGGCGGAGCTCGCGGAACTCGCCGGCGTCTCGCGGGAATGGCTGGTGCGCCTCGAACAGGGCCACCCTCGACTTGAGGCCCAGCTCGTCCTCGACGCACTCGCGGCAGTCGGGCTGACGGTCCTGACGACGAGCACGGAGCAACCGGCCGAGGACACGGTCGAGGCAACCTGGGACGACCTGCTGTCCGGCCTGTCACGGAGAACCGCCAACCACGATCCAGCTCAGGGTGAGGACACCACCACCGGAGAGGATCGAGAAGATGGCTGA
- a CDS encoding glycoside hydrolase family 13 protein, producing MTDAWWRGAAIYQVYLRSFADGNGDGIGDLAGLRARLPYLAELGVDAIWLNPWYPSPMADGGYDVADYRAIDPSFGTLAEAEAYVTEAHALGIRTIIDIVPNHGSDQQDWFVQALAATPGSPERERFLFRDGRAGGLPPNDWQSIFNGPAWTQVEDGQWYLHLFAPEQPDFNWRNPEVVDEFHAILRFWLDRGVDGIRIDSAAVLFKDLASVEESYTDHDEVHEVYRGWRAITDEYQDRFLVGEMWMPDQERFALYLRPDEMHTAFNFDFLSRPWDADELRASIDLTLTTHVPIGAPPTWVLSNHDVTRPVTKYGRPDTSFSHQDRKHGMPTDPVLGERRARAAALLAMALPGGLYVYQGEELGLPEVEDLPDDLLQDPIFARSGGTDRGRDGCRVPLPWSGQEPPFGFGAGTPWLPQPADWKNLTVESQRADQNSMFTLYREALQLRRTHLGDGTLTWQNSTPGTLAFTRDSGLHCLVNLTPDPIPLPPHKEVLLTSAPLDQGHVPTDTTAWLH from the coding sequence ATGACCGACGCGTGGTGGCGCGGCGCCGCGATCTACCAGGTGTACCTGCGCAGCTTCGCCGACGGCAACGGGGACGGGATCGGCGACCTCGCCGGGCTGCGGGCGCGGCTGCCGTACCTGGCCGAGCTCGGCGTCGACGCGATCTGGCTGAACCCGTGGTACCCGTCCCCGATGGCCGACGGCGGGTACGACGTGGCCGACTACCGCGCGATCGACCCGAGCTTCGGCACCCTGGCCGAGGCGGAGGCGTACGTGACCGAGGCGCACGCGCTCGGGATCCGGACCATCATCGACATCGTGCCGAACCACGGGTCGGACCAGCAGGACTGGTTCGTCCAGGCGCTGGCGGCCACGCCCGGATCGCCGGAACGCGAGCGCTTCCTCTTCCGCGACGGCCGGGCCGGGGGCCTGCCGCCGAACGACTGGCAGTCCATCTTCAACGGTCCCGCCTGGACCCAGGTCGAGGACGGCCAGTGGTACCTGCATCTGTTCGCGCCGGAACAGCCCGACTTCAACTGGCGCAATCCCGAAGTGGTCGACGAGTTCCACGCGATCCTGCGGTTCTGGCTGGATCGCGGGGTCGACGGGATCCGGATCGACAGCGCGGCCGTGCTCTTCAAGGACCTGGCCAGCGTCGAGGAGTCGTACACGGACCACGACGAGGTGCACGAGGTGTACCGGGGCTGGCGGGCGATCACCGACGAGTACCAGGACCGCTTCCTGGTCGGCGAGATGTGGATGCCGGACCAGGAACGGTTCGCGCTCTACCTGCGCCCGGACGAGATGCACACCGCGTTCAACTTCGACTTCCTGTCCCGGCCGTGGGACGCGGACGAGTTGCGCGCGTCGATCGACCTGACCCTGACCACCCACGTCCCGATCGGCGCCCCGCCGACCTGGGTCCTGTCGAACCACGACGTCACCCGCCCGGTCACCAAGTACGGCCGGCCGGACACGTCGTTCTCCCACCAGGACCGCAAGCACGGGATGCCGACCGACCCGGTCCTCGGTGAACGCCGGGCCCGCGCGGCCGCGTTGCTCGCGATGGCGTTACCGGGTGGTCTGTACGTCTACCAGGGCGAGGAGCTCGGCCTGCCCGAGGTGGAGGACCTCCCCGACGACCTGTTGCAGGACCCGATCTTCGCCCGCTCCGGCGGTACCGACCGCGGCCGCGACGGCTGCCGGGTCCCGCTCCCGTGGTCCGGCCAGGAACCCCCGTTCGGCTTCGGCGCCGGTACCCCGTGGCTCCCGCAACCCGCCGACTGGAAGAACCTCACCGTCGAGTCCCAGCGCGCCGACCAGAACTCGATGTTCACCCTCTACCGCGAAGCCCTCCAGCTCCGCCGAACCCACCTCGGCGACGGCACCCTGACCTGGCAGAACTCCACCCCCGGCACCCTCGCCTTCACCCGCGACTCAGGCCTGCACTGCCTCGTCAACCTCACCCCCGACCCCATCCCCCTCCCACCCCACAAGGAAGTCCTCCTCACCAGCGCCCCCCTCGACCAAGGCCACGTCCCCACCGACACCACCGCCTGGCTCCACTGA
- a CDS encoding ABC transporter substrate-binding protein: protein MRTTSQRRALSLLLVAGLGLVAASCGSGDSDEPSAQSSGGADSKVTITVGCQPPKSNPKERAGWDSDVAEFQKLHPNITVESKDAFPCINPDTFQAKLAGGTQEDVFYVYYTDVQKIIKAKQAADISAHVGDVKALADLRPDVQSVFKDGDKTYGLPRNNYNMGLVYNRKLFSQAGLNPDAPPKTWAEVQEAARKIAGLGAGYVGFGEYSAGNTGGWHFAASLYARGGSMVSEDGKTAAFNSAEGKAVLENLKQMRWNDNSMGSKQLLQWEDLMRMMGSGKLGMMIGAPDVVQSVNNDFQGKFEDYGVTAVPESEGKASLSGGDGYMFNPKASPEKIKAGLLWLEFHELTPGKGQFDYARSKEQGRPVGLPIPDLYGDSKPGQEIVALRKQYATVPVEHFTPYVTAQSRITNKLEPPKAQELYAVLDVAMSAVLTRKDADIDKLLSDAESKANKILAKNT from the coding sequence ATGAGGACAACGAGCCAGCGCAGGGCGCTCAGCCTGTTGCTCGTGGCAGGGCTTGGTCTGGTGGCCGCGTCCTGCGGGTCGGGGGACAGCGACGAGCCGTCCGCCCAGAGCTCCGGCGGCGCCGACAGCAAGGTGACGATCACCGTCGGCTGCCAGCCGCCGAAGAGCAACCCGAAGGAGCGGGCGGGCTGGGATTCCGACGTCGCCGAGTTCCAGAAGCTGCACCCGAACATCACCGTCGAGAGCAAGGACGCCTTCCCCTGCATCAACCCGGACACGTTCCAGGCGAAGCTGGCCGGCGGCACCCAGGAGGACGTGTTCTACGTCTACTACACCGACGTCCAGAAGATCATCAAGGCGAAGCAGGCCGCCGACATCTCCGCCCACGTCGGTGACGTGAAGGCGCTCGCCGACCTCCGGCCCGATGTCCAGAGCGTGTTCAAGGACGGCGACAAGACGTACGGCCTGCCGCGCAACAACTACAACATGGGCCTGGTCTACAACCGCAAGCTGTTCAGCCAGGCCGGGCTGAACCCGGACGCCCCGCCGAAGACCTGGGCCGAGGTCCAGGAGGCGGCTCGCAAGATCGCCGGGCTCGGCGCCGGCTACGTCGGCTTCGGGGAGTACAGCGCGGGCAACACCGGCGGCTGGCACTTCGCCGCCTCGCTGTACGCCCGCGGCGGCTCGATGGTCAGCGAGGACGGCAAGACCGCGGCGTTCAACAGCGCCGAGGGCAAGGCCGTGCTGGAGAACCTCAAGCAGATGCGCTGGAACGACAACTCCATGGGCAGCAAGCAGCTGCTGCAGTGGGAGGACCTGATGCGCATGATGGGCTCGGGCAAGCTCGGCATGATGATCGGCGCGCCGGACGTGGTGCAGTCGGTGAACAACGACTTCCAGGGCAAGTTCGAGGACTACGGCGTCACCGCGGTGCCGGAGTCGGAGGGCAAGGCGTCGCTGAGCGGCGGCGACGGGTACATGTTCAACCCGAAGGCGAGCCCGGAGAAGATCAAGGCCGGCCTGCTCTGGCTGGAGTTCCACGAGCTGACGCCGGGCAAGGGCCAGTTCGACTACGCGCGATCGAAGGAGCAGGGCCGGCCGGTCGGGCTGCCGATCCCGGACCTGTACGGCGACAGCAAGCCCGGCCAGGAGATTGTTGCTTTGCGCAAGCAGTACGCGACGGTGCCAGTAGAGCACTTCACCCCGTACGTGACCGCGCAGTCCCGGATCACCAACAAGCTCGAACCGCCGAAGGCGCAGGAGCTGTACGCCGTCCTCGACGTGGCCATGTCCGCGGTCCTCACCCGTAAGGACGCCGACATCGACAAACTGCTCTCCGACGCCGAGAGCAAGGCGAACAAAATTCTCGCCAAGAACACCTGA
- a CDS encoding type II toxin-antitoxin system HipA family toxin has product MAEEHLIIYLDGRQVGTLTQNAQGRLAFDYLDEYRAESTGAPLSLSMPKAIKSHRHKAVSAFTVGLLPDSEAALQRLGRKYGVSANNPFALLRQIGRDAAGAVQVLPEDHACPDAATRQGDVEWLDATAMEQTLTELARSPETWDAGRNAGRWSLAGAQSKIALFRSDEGRWGIPLDSTPTTHILKPSMPNYQGHHLNEHLCLRAAQLCGLAAANTELLAGDNYEVLISQRYDRVQQNGRWRRLHQEDLCQALAVQPSKKYQSDGGPGVSEIGKLLTTNSPRSSRPDNTRRMFDALVYNVAIAATDAHAKNFSVLLGARDIRLAPLYDMASILPYDREPGPQSAMKIGRTWDLGQVTDKDWAIVGARLAIPEDESVARARDLRARVPEVFAQAAEEPAVPARLRPRAQWIAELIAANIDGRRDRWGRLDVPAWQEP; this is encoded by the coding sequence ATGGCTGAGGAACACCTGATCATCTATCTCGACGGCCGCCAGGTGGGAACACTCACGCAGAACGCGCAAGGCCGGTTGGCCTTCGACTACCTCGACGAGTACCGAGCCGAATCCACCGGAGCGCCGCTGTCGCTTTCGATGCCAAAGGCCATCAAGTCGCACCGCCACAAGGCGGTTTCGGCCTTTACCGTCGGGCTGCTCCCGGACAGTGAGGCCGCGCTGCAGCGGCTCGGCCGCAAGTACGGAGTCTCGGCCAACAACCCGTTCGCCCTCCTACGCCAGATCGGCAGAGACGCCGCGGGCGCGGTTCAGGTACTACCGGAGGACCACGCTTGCCCTGACGCCGCCACGCGACAAGGGGACGTCGAATGGCTCGACGCGACGGCGATGGAGCAGACGCTCACCGAGCTGGCCAGAAGCCCGGAGACCTGGGACGCCGGCCGCAACGCCGGGCGCTGGAGTCTCGCCGGCGCCCAGAGCAAGATCGCGCTCTTCCGCTCCGACGAAGGACGCTGGGGCATCCCGCTCGACTCCACGCCGACCACGCACATCCTCAAGCCGTCGATGCCGAACTACCAAGGACACCACCTCAACGAGCATCTCTGCCTCCGAGCGGCCCAGCTGTGCGGACTCGCGGCGGCGAACACCGAACTGCTCGCCGGCGACAACTACGAGGTACTCATCTCCCAGCGGTACGACCGGGTCCAGCAGAACGGCCGCTGGCGGCGGCTTCATCAGGAGGACCTGTGCCAGGCGCTCGCCGTCCAGCCCAGTAAGAAGTACCAGTCCGACGGTGGCCCCGGAGTGAGCGAGATCGGCAAGCTGCTCACGACGAACAGTCCTCGCTCGTCTCGCCCGGACAACACGCGCCGGATGTTCGACGCTCTCGTCTACAACGTCGCGATCGCCGCGACCGACGCGCACGCCAAGAACTTCTCGGTACTCCTCGGCGCTCGTGACATCCGCCTGGCGCCCCTGTACGACATGGCGTCGATCCTCCCCTACGATCGCGAACCCGGTCCGCAGTCCGCGATGAAGATCGGCCGGACCTGGGATCTCGGCCAGGTCACCGACAAGGACTGGGCGATCGTCGGAGCACGCCTCGCCATCCCCGAGGACGAGTCGGTCGCCCGCGCGCGGGACCTCCGCGCACGAGTACCAGAGGTGTTCGCCCAGGCCGCGGAAGAGCCTGCTGTCCCGGCCAGACTACGTCCCAGAGCTCAGTGGATCGCCGAGTTGATCGCCGCCAATATCGACGGCCGCCGCGATCGCTGGGGACGGCTGGATGTTCCTGCCTGGCAAGAACCCTGA
- a CDS encoding carbohydrate ABC transporter permease codes for MATVTARPSVRRSPNPGAARRAVGRNLTAYGFLCGALICFAFFSWYPMIREIVLSFQENNFVDPAKWVGFDNFRTVFADPAFVSAWLNTAAFSGLALVVGYAVPFVLAVVLNELRHAKAYLRFVVYLPVMLPPAVAVLLFKWFYDPGAGLFNQVLDGFGLPPLSWLDSTSTALVSLVLVSTWMNLGTGTLIYLAALQSIPGELYESAELDGAGLFRRVWHVTIPQTKLILLVMLLLQVVATMQVFIEPYLLTGGGPENATVTVAYLMYQYAFNFGDFGGGGALGLLLMIVLMVFSAIYLRVSRDNEGQA; via the coding sequence ATGGCCACAGTCACCGCCAGACCGTCGGTGCGCCGCTCCCCCAACCCGGGAGCGGCGCGCCGCGCGGTCGGCAGGAACCTGACGGCGTACGGGTTCCTGTGCGGGGCGCTGATCTGTTTCGCCTTCTTCTCCTGGTACCCGATGATCCGCGAGATCGTGCTGAGCTTCCAGGAGAACAACTTCGTCGATCCGGCGAAGTGGGTCGGCTTCGACAACTTCCGGACCGTGTTCGCGGACCCGGCGTTCGTCTCGGCCTGGCTGAACACGGCCGCGTTCAGCGGTCTCGCCCTCGTCGTCGGGTACGCCGTGCCGTTCGTGCTCGCCGTCGTTCTCAACGAGCTGCGCCATGCCAAGGCGTACCTGCGGTTCGTCGTCTATCTTCCGGTGATGCTGCCGCCGGCCGTCGCGGTGCTGCTGTTCAAGTGGTTCTACGATCCCGGCGCGGGACTGTTCAACCAGGTGCTCGACGGCTTCGGTCTGCCACCGTTGAGCTGGCTCGACTCGACCAGTACCGCGCTGGTCTCGCTCGTCCTGGTGTCCACCTGGATGAACCTCGGCACCGGCACGCTGATCTACCTGGCCGCGTTGCAGAGCATCCCCGGGGAGCTGTACGAGTCGGCCGAGCTGGACGGAGCCGGGTTGTTCCGGCGGGTCTGGCACGTGACGATCCCGCAGACCAAACTGATCCTGCTGGTGATGCTGCTGCTTCAGGTGGTCGCCACCATGCAGGTGTTCATCGAGCCGTACCTGCTGACCGGCGGCGGTCCCGAGAACGCGACCGTGACGGTGGCGTACCTGATGTACCAGTACGCGTTCAACTTCGGCGACTTCGGTGGTGGTGGCGCGCTCGGGCTGCTGCTGATGATCGTGCTGATGGTGTTCTCCGCGATCTACCTGCGCGTCTCCCGCGACAACGAGGGGCAGGCATGA